One segment of Cervus canadensis isolate Bull #8, Minnesota chromosome 32, ASM1932006v1, whole genome shotgun sequence DNA contains the following:
- the PILRA gene encoding paired immunoglobulin-like type 2 receptor alpha isoform X1, whose product MRLPLLLPLLLLASLQAGHWAERNPERLFGMKQPTDLSAPEGGSIHIPFSFFHSWELAKVPNMRISWRWKHFHGEFIYNMTPPFIHENFKNRLFLNWTEREKSGSLRISDLRREDQSVYFCRVELVTQKYRKKQWQSIEGTNLTVTPGRKTTTQNPTTTAATTAMPGLRNSESGKSPRSWLQSTEAIVGLALASAALVTTIVGLIVYFRCKRSKSAQTEARTPARESSQNAEENYENTGNKGQHVDPKPDAKDDGGGSGGVLYASLTLSTLNSPATAAPPLPRPQEGPQEETLYSVLKA is encoded by the exons ATGCGGCTGCCCctgctgctgcccctgctgcTCCTGGCGTCTCTGCAGGCTG gTCACTGGGCAGAGAGAAATCCAGAGCGTCTCTTTGGGATGAAGCAACCAACGGATCTCTCAGCCCCCGAGGGTGGCTCCATtcacatccccttctccttctttcaCTCCTGGGAATTAGCCAAGGTTCCCAACATGAGAATATCCTGGAGATGGAAACACTTCCATGGGGAGTTCATCTACAACATGACCCCTCCATTCATCCATGAAAATTTCAAGAACCGGCTCTTCCTGAACTGGACAGAGCGTGAGAAGAGCGGCTCCCTCCGGATCTCAGACCTGCGGAGGGAGGACCAGTCTGTGTACTTCTGCCGGGTGGAGCTCGTCACACAGAAATACCGCAAGAAGCAGTGGCAGTCCATCGAGGGGACCAACCTCACCGTCACCCCCG GTCGCAAGACAACCACCCAGAACCCCACCACCACGGCTGCCACCACTGCTATGCCTGGCCTTAGGAACTCAGAGAGCGGAAAGAGCCCGCGGTCTTGGCTCCAGAGTACGGAAGCTATAGTCGGGTTGGCACTGGCCAGCGCTGCGCTCGTAACCACAATTGTGGGGCTGATTGTGTACTTTAGATGCAAGAGAAGCAAAA GTGCGCAGACTGAAGCCAGGACCCCAGCCAG GGAGTCCTCCCAAAACGCGGAAGAGAATTACGAGAACACCGGGAATAAAG gACAACATGTAGACCCCAAGCCGGATGCCAAG GATGATGGTGGTGGCAGCGGAGGAGTCCTCTACGCCTCCCTCACCCTCTCTACGTTAAACTCACCAGCAACAGCAGCGCCTCCCTTGCCCCGTCCCCAAGAGGGCCCCCAGGAAGAGACCCTATACTCTGTCTTAAAGGCCTAA
- the PILRA gene encoding paired immunoglobulin-like type 2 receptor alpha isoform X2 has product MRLPLLLPLLLLASLQAAKVPNMRISWRWKHFHGEFIYNMTPPFIHENFKNRLFLNWTEREKSGSLRISDLRREDQSVYFCRVELVTQKYRKKQWQSIEGTNLTVTPGRKTTTQNPTTTAATTAMPGLRNSESGKSPRSWLQSTEAIVGLALASAALVTTIVGLIVYFRCKRSKSAQTEARTPARESSQNAEENYENTGNKGQHVDPKPDAKDDGGGSGGVLYASLTLSTLNSPATAAPPLPRPQEGPQEETLYSVLKA; this is encoded by the exons ATGCGGCTGCCCctgctgctgcccctgctgcTCCTGGCGTCTCTGCAGGCTG CCAAGGTTCCCAACATGAGAATATCCTGGAGATGGAAACACTTCCATGGGGAGTTCATCTACAACATGACCCCTCCATTCATCCATGAAAATTTCAAGAACCGGCTCTTCCTGAACTGGACAGAGCGTGAGAAGAGCGGCTCCCTCCGGATCTCAGACCTGCGGAGGGAGGACCAGTCTGTGTACTTCTGCCGGGTGGAGCTCGTCACACAGAAATACCGCAAGAAGCAGTGGCAGTCCATCGAGGGGACCAACCTCACCGTCACCCCCG GTCGCAAGACAACCACCCAGAACCCCACCACCACGGCTGCCACCACTGCTATGCCTGGCCTTAGGAACTCAGAGAGCGGAAAGAGCCCGCGGTCTTGGCTCCAGAGTACGGAAGCTATAGTCGGGTTGGCACTGGCCAGCGCTGCGCTCGTAACCACAATTGTGGGGCTGATTGTGTACTTTAGATGCAAGAGAAGCAAAA GTGCGCAGACTGAAGCCAGGACCCCAGCCAG GGAGTCCTCCCAAAACGCGGAAGAGAATTACGAGAACACCGGGAATAAAG gACAACATGTAGACCCCAAGCCGGATGCCAAG GATGATGGTGGTGGCAGCGGAGGAGTCCTCTACGCCTCCCTCACCCTCTCTACGTTAAACTCACCAGCAACAGCAGCGCCTCCCTTGCCCCGTCCCCAAGAGGGCCCCCAGGAAGAGACCCTATACTCTGTCTTAAAGGCCTAA